The genome window GGCTACCGCGCCGGTGGCGGCGAGGACGACGACGCCATCCTGCTCATCCGCAACATGACGACGGGCACGGAGTTCGTGGGCGCGGTGCCCTTCTCCGAGACGGAGAACGACCGCTTCTGGGGCGTGACGTTCGGCCCGGACAACAAGGTGTACGCGGCGGGCTTCGTCACCGAGGGCGGTGACAACCGCTTCGCCGTCGCGCGCTTCAACCTGGACGGCACGCGCGACACCACCTTCGGCACGGGTGGCATCGTCACGGTGAACATCATCGCCGGCAAGCTGGACGAGGCCGCTCGCGCCATCGCCGTGCAGGCCGACGGCAAGATCGTCATCGCGGGCGCCGCCGAGGCGCAGTAGTAGGCGTTCACGCAGTCGCGGTCGGCGGCGGTCTTCCGGGCCGGCGGGGATGTTCCACTCCCCCGCTGGCATGGTCGACCGCCGCACCTCTTCGCACGTTCCTCCGGGAGTCTTCGTCCTCATGGGTGCACCGACCTGGGCAGTCGCCGTCGTTTCCTTCGTTGTCTCCTCGTCGGCCCTGGCCCAGACGCCGCCGCCCCCACCAGAGTCTCCGCGGGCTCCGGCCGAGGCTCCGCTGGCACCTCCGCCGGCCGCGTCCGAGCCCCCTGCCCCGCCGCCCACCGAAGAGCCCGCTCCGGCCACCGCCGCTGAGCCGTCCGTCTCCGCCCCCGTCACCGAGCCCGCGCCGTCAGAGCCCGTGCAGCCGGAGCCCGCGGTAGCGGGAGCCGTTCCGGCCGATGCTCCACTCGACGGGGCGCCGCCCGTGGACAATCGCCGCTTCGAGAGCGTCGTGGTGGGCACGTCCGAGGCGAAGACGAGCGGCTCCATCCACATCCTCACTCCGGAGAAGCTCCAGCGCTACGAGCTGGACGACCCCCAGGCCATCCTCCAGTCCGTACCGGGCGTGTACGGCCGTGGCGAGGACGGCTTCGGCCTGCGGCCCAACCTGGGCCTGCGCGGCGTCAACCCGGACCGCAGCAAGAAGGTCACCCTGCTGGAGGACGGCATCCTCTTCGGGCCGGCGCCGTACTCCGCGCCCGCCGCGTACTACTTCCCGCTGATGACCCGCATGCAGTCGGTGCGCGTGCTCAAGGGCCCGTCCTCCGTGCAGCAGGGCCCGCAGACGGTGGGCGGCTCCGTGGACCTCATCACGCGGGACATCCCCGCGCAGGAGTCATTCGGCCTGGACGTCGCGGGCGGCCAGTACCTCTATGGCAAGGCGCACGGCTTCTTCGGCGCCAGCACCGAGCGCGCGGGCTTCCTCATCGAAGGCATCCACCTGCGCAGCAGCGGATTCAAGGACCTGGACAACAGCGACGCCACCACCGGCTTCCACCGCAACGAGTGGATGGCCAAGGCGCGCTACCGGCTGGTGCCGGACGGCGACCTGCGCCAGACGCTCCAGCTCAAGCTGGGCTACTCCGACGAAGGCTCCAACGAGACGTACCTGGGCCTGTCGGACGCGGACTTCGCGGCGAACCCGCTGCGCCGCTACAAGGCCAGCCAGTTCGACCACATGCGGTGGCACCGCACCCAGGCGGTGCTCAGCCACGTGCTGGAGGGGCGCGACATCACGGTGACGACGTCGCTGTACCGCCAGGACCTGGACCGCAGCTGGCGCAAGGTGAACGGCTTCCGCGGCATCAGCATCTCCGACGTGCTCGCGGACCCCACCAGCGCGCGCAACGCCATCTACTACAGCGTGCTCACCGGCGAGCAGGACTCGTCCACGCCGGGAGAGACCATCCTCATCGGGCCCAACTACCGCGTCTTCGTGAACCAGGGCCTCCAGAGCGTCGCCCGCTGGTCGGCGCGGACGGGCGCGCTGTCGCACAACGTCGAGTTCGGCGTGCGCTACCACTTCGACAGCATCGACCGGCGCCACACGCAGGACGGCTTCCGCATGGTGTCCGGCGAGCTGGTCGCCGAGGGCGGCACCACGGAGGTCACCGCCGACAACAAGGACTCCACGCACGCGCTCGCGCTGCACGCGACGGACGCCATCGCCTGGGGGCCCCTGGTGGTGACGCCGGGCGTGCGGCTGGAGGTCATCCGCTCCAAGTCCGTGGACAAGCTGGAGAGCACGACCCAGAACGGGTCGCTGGAGGCGCTGATGCCGGGCGTGGGCGTGTACGGCGCGCTCAACCCCGCGCTGGGCCTGTTCGCCGGCGCCTACCGGGGCTTCTCCCCGCCCGCGCCGGGCCAGCCCCAGGCCGTGGGCCCGGAGAAGAGCATCAATTACGAGGCCGGCGCGCGCTGGTCGCGGCGCAGTGAGCGCTTCGAGGTGGTGGGCTTCTTCAACGACTACTCCAACCTCACCGACGTCTGCACCTTCTCCAACGGCTGCTTCAACGACAACCTGGACCGCCAGGTGGACGCGGGCGAGGCGAACATCTACGGCCTGGAGGCCTACGCGGAGAAGACCTTCCGTCCGGGCGGCGGCATCACCTTCCCGCTGACGGTGGCGTACACGTTCACGCGCACGAAGCTGCTCAACGACTTCCGTTCGGCGGATCCGCAGTTCGGCAACGTGGTGGCGGGAGACGAGCTGCCGTACGTGCCCAACCACCAGCTCTTCGCCTCCATGGGCGTGGAGGGCGCGCGCTGGGGCGCCTTCATCAGCTCCACCTTCCTGAGCAGCATGCGCGAGCAGGCGGGCCAGGGCGAAATCCCCGAGGGCCTGAAGACGGGA of Corallococcus exiguus contains these proteins:
- a CDS encoding TonB-dependent receptor family protein, translating into MGAPTWAVAVVSFVVSSSALAQTPPPPPESPRAPAEAPLAPPPAASEPPAPPPTEEPAPATAAEPSVSAPVTEPAPSEPVQPEPAVAGAVPADAPLDGAPPVDNRRFESVVVGTSEAKTSGSIHILTPEKLQRYELDDPQAILQSVPGVYGRGEDGFGLRPNLGLRGVNPDRSKKVTLLEDGILFGPAPYSAPAAYYFPLMTRMQSVRVLKGPSSVQQGPQTVGGSVDLITRDIPAQESFGLDVAGGQYLYGKAHGFFGASTERAGFLIEGIHLRSSGFKDLDNSDATTGFHRNEWMAKARYRLVPDGDLRQTLQLKLGYSDEGSNETYLGLSDADFAANPLRRYKASQFDHMRWHRTQAVLSHVLEGRDITVTTSLYRQDLDRSWRKVNGFRGISISDVLADPTSARNAIYYSVLTGEQDSSTPGETILIGPNYRVFVNQGLQSVARWSARTGALSHNVEFGVRYHFDSIDRRHTQDGFRMVSGELVAEGGTTEVTADNKDSTHALALHATDAIAWGPLVVTPGVRLEVIRSKSVDKLESTTQNGSLEALMPGVGVYGALNPALGLFAGAYRGFSPPAPGQPQAVGPEKSINYEAGARWSRRSERFEVVGFFNDYSNLTDVCTFSNGCFNDNLDRQVDAGEANIYGLEAYAEKTFRPGGGITFPLTVAYTFTRTKLLNDFRSADPQFGNVVAGDELPYVPNHQLFASMGVEGARWGAFISSTFLSSMREQAGQGEIPEGLKTGALLTFDVNANWNITRWGQLYVSGRNLLDEAVIVGRRPYGARPNAPRMLIGGFKVQL